CGACCGTGGCACCCTGTCCCTGCCGACCGGCCCCGGTCCGGGGTTATCGTCGACCGTTGCGCGCTGCGGCGTCGGGGTCGACGCACCAGTTCATCACCGCCGGCCGGCTCGCCCCGCGGACCCTGCGAGACGAGGGACCGCGCGTCGCCGCCGAGTTGGCCCGCACCCGCCGGCACAGCGCCGGCCCGAGGAGTACTCCGTGATCGTCTTCCTGTTGCCCGCCTCCGGCTACGACCCGACCGAGGCGGCGGTGCCGTGGGCCGCGTTGCGTGATGCCGGTCTCGACGTACGGTTCGCGACGCCCGACGGGAAGGTCGCCCTGGCCGACCACAGGCTCACCGATGTCGGCTTCTCCTGGCTCTCCCCGTGGCTGATGACCCGCCGCGCCGAACTCGACGCGTACCGGCGGCTCACCGACGACCCGTGGTTCCAGGCGCCGTTGTCCTACGCGCGGGTCGATCCGGCGGCGCTGACGGGGCTCTTCGTCCCCGGTGGGCACGCCGCGGGGATGCGTACCTTGCTGGAGAACATCACCGCCCAGCGGTTGTTCGCCCGGGTCCTCACCGTCGGGCTGCCGGTGGGGGCCGTGTGTCACGGCGTGCTGTTGGGAGCGCGCGCCGAGGACCCCTCGACGGGGCGGTCGGTCCTGTACGGACGGCGGACGACGGCACTGACCTCGCTGCTGGAACTCACCGCCTGGAACCTCACCCGGCTGTGGCTGGGGCGGTATTACCGCACCTATCCGACCACCGTTCAGGCCGAGGTGACCGCGGCCCTCGCCGACCCGAGCCACTTTCTGGCCGGACCGTCGCTGCCCGTCCGTGACACCGCCGCGAAGCCCGGGCGCGGTTTCACCGTCCGCGACGGGAACTACCTCTCCGCCCGCTGGCCCGGCGACTGCCACCGTCTGGCGGCGGACTACCTGGCCCTGGTCCGCTCCCACCTGGCGGAGCCGGCCCGGGAGATGTGATCCCGCGCGGTCCGTCGCGCGTTCGTGCGTCGGTCACCGGCGCGTGCGTACGAAAGCACCGGGGCCGTGCACCGAACACCGGCACCATCGAACCGAAAGGGAACGCACATGGGCTTTCGTCTCCGGTTGGCCACCGGATCCCTGATCGTGGGACTGGGTCTGGGCCTGGCCCCCGGCGTCTGCGGAGCGACGCCGGTCACGGCGACCGACGCGGTCACGGCTGCCACGGCGGCCGTGCGCCCGGCGTCGGTCGCCGGTGCCGTCGCGGCTCCCGCCGTCGACCTGGGTGCCTGGATGGGCGGCCTCCGGGACACCATCGGTGATCGTCCGCTGAACCGGATCGTGATGCCCGGCAGCCACGACTCGGGTTCCTGGAGCATCACCAGGAACAGCGGCGTGTGCGATTTCGGAGACCAGGCCGACCTGGCCCACCGGTTCCCCTCCATCGCGGCGAGCATGTCCCGGACGCAGAGCGGTACCTTGGTGGACCAACTCCAGGGTGGTGCGCGGTACTTCGACCTGCGTCTGTGCAAGCAGGGTGACAGGTGGTTCACCTATCACGGCGGCCCGATGGGCAATCAGTTCCTCGACGCGCCCGACGGCCGCGGTGGCGTGGTGCGCGGCGAGGTGAACCAGGTCGCGGAGTGGATCAGGGGGCACCCGAGGGAAATCGTCATCATCAGGCTGTCGACCGCGGCGTCCCCGCGGACCGAGCGGGCCGACAACACGGAGGCCGTCACCGCCCTGGGCCAGGCGCTCGGCGGCGGGGCCGGCAATCCGGCACTCGCGGACGACTCGTTGAGTCCGACCTCCACCTACGACCAGTACATGGCGGCGGGCAGGCACGTCATCCTCATCGACGACAAGGACACCACCTCCCTTCCGTGGGCCTGGGGCCCCTCCGCGCAGAGCTACCGCGGCAGTTACGTCCAGGCGGACACGCACTGGACCGACTACGTGAAGGCGCTGTTCGACCCGAACACGCTGCGGAAGAACTTCGACGCCGTCCTGCGTCGGGGGGATCAGGTGCTCGACAAGGATCCGGGCCGGGACGCGGACAGGTTCTTCGTCCTGCAAGGCATCATCGACCCGTCGCTGTCGATCCCCGATCTGATCCTCGCCCAGGGCCTGGAGAAGATCGGAGTCGTCCCCTCCTCCGTGGCGTCCCAGTACCTGTTGTACCTGGAGCGCCGGCTCAACCCCCGGCTGCTGGCCAAGCTGAAGGGGGATTGGAGCGGCTCCAACATCGCGGAGAACATGAACATCGTCATGACCGACGACGTGAACCAGAACGGCTCCGGGCTCGGGGCGGGGGAACTCCAGCGAGAGATCATCGCGAAGAACACTCCGCACGTCACCCCGCACACCTTCCACCGCGTGACCCGCGACGCCGACGGTACGTGGAGCGGCGCGGGCCCGCTGTCCGGCAACGGCGGATCGTTCCGGTTCGTCGGCTCCCGTGTGTCGGTGGCGGCCATGCCGGACGGCAGCACACAGCTGATCGGCCGCGGCGTCGACGGGAACCTCTACCACACCATCCGTTTCGCGAACGGCACCTGGCAGGGCTGGGCGGCGATGGCGGGGGTCGGCGAGGACCCGGGCTTCCAGGCGTCGGATGCCGCGATCACCGGGTCGCCGGACGGCTCGGCCCAGGTGGTGGCCGTCGGCAGGGACGGGAACGTCCACCACGACATCCGTCGCCCCGACGGCTCGTGGCAGGGATGGTCCGTCATGGCGGGTGAGGGCGGCACGGGTCTCCTGCGGGCCACGAAGGTGTCGGCGGCGGGGATGCCGGACGGCTCCGCCCAGGTCCTGATCTTCGGCGAGGACGGCAGGATGCGCCTGGGGGCCCGTCGGGCCGACGGCTCCTGGACCGGTTGGTCGGTCGTGGCGGGCGTCAACGCACCCGAGTTCCGAGGTCGCGCCCTCGCCATCGCCGCACTGCCCGGCGGTGACAGCCAGATCGTGGCCATCGGCAACGACGGCAACATCTGGCACACCGTCCGCCGCGCCGACGGGGGTTGGCAGGGCTGGAACGGTCCGCCCGGGGTGTCCACCGCGATGATGGGCGCCGAATCCGTCGCGATCACCGGCATGTCCAACGGGGACAGCCAGGTCCTCGCGGTGGGACTCGACGGGAACGTCCACCACAGCACGCGCGAGCGCTCCGGTGAGTGGACCCCCTTCCGGACCCTGCCCTGGCCGGGCCGCGCCGGCGCGTTCGCGGGGGACCAGGTCGCCATCGCGGGCCTGCCCGACGGTTCGAGCCAGGTGGTGATGACCACCCGCTGATCGGCCGGGGGCGCGCGAGTCGGTACGGAGGTGTCACCGGCGGCAACGGCCCCCGGCAGGGCGTTCCCGCCGCGGACGACGGTGATGTCGACGGCGGGAGCACCGTGGCGGCGCGAGAGGCTAGGCGGTCCTGACGTCGAACCGCACCGAGCGCACTTCGAGTTCGTCGGTCGCGGGCTTGCCGTGGGGCCGCAGCCGCCATTGCGATCCGGTGCAACCTGCGCCGAGGTAGACGGTCACCGTGGAGTCGGTCGAGTTCTGCGGGCCGTAGCCGGGCAGTTCGTCGTCCTCGCCCACCGCGTACAGGTTGACGCACTTGCCGCTGTGCGGGTTCTGCAGAACGACGGACTGTTCCTGCCCGAACTCATCGACGAACTTGTAGTGGAACTCGCCCACGGCGGCCGAGGCCGAACCCGGCATCGACAGGACGAGAGCGAGAGAGGCGAGGGCCGTGGTGGCGGTGTGACGGAGCTTCATGGGCGGATCAGTACCTTCCGTGGGGGGATTCGGTAACCGACCCTAGGAGCGCCCGGTGAGGCGAATCGATCCGCCTCGTTCCCTCGGCGTGGCGTCCGGGCGGGGGCGGGCACGGCCGCCGCGGCGATCAGGAAGGCCCGTCCGCCGGAGCCGCGATGGCGTGGTAGGTGCGTCCACCGGCCT
This region of Streptomyces sp. NBC_00513 genomic DNA includes:
- a CDS encoding type 1 glutamine amidotransferase domain-containing protein, whose amino-acid sequence is MIVFLLPASGYDPTEAAVPWAALRDAGLDVRFATPDGKVALADHRLTDVGFSWLSPWLMTRRAELDAYRRLTDDPWFQAPLSYARVDPAALTGLFVPGGHAAGMRTLLENITAQRLFARVLTVGLPVGAVCHGVLLGARAEDPSTGRSVLYGRRTTALTSLLELTAWNLTRLWLGRYYRTYPTTVQAEVTAALADPSHFLAGPSLPVRDTAAKPGRGFTVRDGNYLSARWPGDCHRLAADYLALVRSHLAEPAREM